The genomic DNA AGCGCATCCCCGAGTAACTGGGAATATATTTTTTCCGGATTATCGGCGCCGCTGTGAAGTTCGATCTCGTATAGCAGCTTTGCGGCGTATCGCCTGAGCATGTACAGGGTATGGAAAGACGTGAACTGTACTATCCGGTACAGTTCTTCATCAGTGACCTCAAAGTTCTGGCCGATCCAGTTCTTATTCGACACCAGATGCTCAAATAGAAAAGCATAAGACTCCGTCACGGAGTTATCGCCAAGATACTTGAACTCGAACGGCATTGAGGGGTTCACGTTCCCGAAATGCTGTGAATGGCCCATCTCATGGAAAAACGCCCGGTAATCATCCATACCGCCTTTCGGCATTATGCACAGCATGACAGTATCCGGCACCTTGATCGGGCTGCAAAACGCCCTCGGGCTCTTTTTCTCTCTTTCTTCCGTGTCGAGCTTTATGTTCAAATTATTGTTCAGGGACAGCCCTATTCCTGAAAGGGTATTGTCTACGACTTTCATCATATTATCTTTCTTAAAGATGGGGTCGAACCCTTTTGCCCTGAAAAGAAATGCTATATCGTGCTTTCTGACATCCGGGAGGTTAAGGTCGAGGATATTTTTACAGGCCATACGGAAATAGCGAGTATAAAGCCTGTCCGTACGATACAATATGTTCTGCATCTTTAAACGCAGATCGTACAGGTCAATACCCGTAATGTCCTCACAAAGTTCCACGTAGTTAGAATAACCCAGTCCTTCGGTTATGTCATATATCCTGTTAAGCCGTTCTGTCATCAGCGGGTTCAATTGATCGAATACGGGTTCTCTGGACTTATCGATCATTTCTCTTTTATCATGGTCGGCCTCATTTGTCAGAGCCACCGAACAGTACCTGAAAGGCATCTTCCTGCCGTCTACCTCGACCTCGGTCTTTGCCTCCAGCGTCAGTATATTATCGGTCAATACCGATGTCTTTCTATCGATATAGTTCGTGACTAAAAATGAATACAGGTAGCTCAGCCTCGATCTTTCCGAGCCGGATACTGAATATTTCTTGGACCTTATCTCCTCGAGCAGCCCGGCATCCTGGAAAATATTATCATACCGGGCGTATATGCTCGACGTGTCGAAATCGTCCTTCTGCCCCGAAAAATTTTCGTACTGTTCCCTTTCGATGTCCTCAGTGAACTTTTCGAGGTCCGCTCTGATCGAATCGATATCTCTCATGAATTTGACCCGCCTTTGTTTTAAGGTTGATATAGAATATGTTTAACGGTCGTTAACAAGGTCGTTTAACCTTTGAAATGTATCTTTGCGTAAGTATAAGGCTTTCGATGAAGAAAATTGATGTGCCCCGCATTAAGTATATAATTGCTGAGGCTTGTACGCAGTTATACATTAGACTGGAGGCTTTACCGATCACAGGACATACAATAGTCAACATATGCGTACGAAGGGGCGGGGATATTTAGGTTTTTTACCCCGTATGAATATGCCTGTACGTATGAACTTTTCTTTTAGCTTTCCGTCATGCGATCTCTCGCGGCTGTGCCATCTACCCTCAAACTCGTCCCTTGGTATGAACCCTCTGCTGCCCAGCAATTCAGGGTCCTCGAGGTAAACATTCCTCTGGTCTACACCTATTATGACCATATAATGCCCGTCGTCCCAGTCATCTGCCCATGATAACCCTTTGTCGTCCTTGTATGCCTGGACTAGCACGATGACAGGGATACCTTTGCTTACAGACATCTCAAGGTCTTTTACAGTAAGGTTTTGCCTTAGCTCGGCATTAAGGCCCAGCTTTTGGGCCACTTCAACGATATCATAAGGAAAAGTGCCGTCAGTCGAAGTGTTGCACAGCTTCATCAATTCATCTTCACGCTTGCTTATTCCCCAGTAATTAAGGACTGACTGGAGCGATGAAGCCCCGCAGGAGTGCGAAGTGCTCTGGCAGACCTGAGGCAATGGAAGTAAAGAAAGGTTTGATCTGCCGCCGGCCCTGTTTTTAATGTTAGCTCTTAGAGGATATATCGTATTGATCAACGATAGCGCTATGATAAAAGTGATCGTTCGTACGAATGATAAAGGCTTATTTATAATTTTCATTCTCCCCCTTATCATGATGGCTTTTTATTTGAATATTTTTATGTAAATATGTTTATTCGCCATTATTTATTGATTGTGTTATTTTATATATGTTTATAAGATTTGCCGGTTATTGTATATATCTTTCCTGTTACAGCCTGTTTATGGCGAATCTAATGCATATTAAGAAAGCAGATGCATAACAATCATATAATACCAGGATCAACATATCTCGTAAGCCCCGCCCGGGACGCTTAAACATCACAGCATGACGAGGTCAATATCGTGCGGATAAACATTGACGAATACGACGTAGAGCATTTTTGCTGGATATGTAAAAAGATAGTGTTACAGCCCCGGGCAGTCATTTCCATGACCATGGATAAGACGCTGAACGGCGAAGTTCATCTACATAAAATAATGGAGATGGAATGCCACGGAAATAAAATGATACAGGAATCCAAAACGAACCTTGTCGTGAGGTCTTTCGACATCGACGACACGACAAAAAGCTATGAGGCCAGCGGCAAGCTTGTTATGGATTATATTGACAAGGGATATGAGATCACATATCTGAAGCTGGGATAAGGGGCTGTACTAGATTAGAGTTTTATGTATCACACCACAGCCTCAACGTTTCGAGTTGTTGCCTGGGTGTTCCGTAATTAAAGATGAACTCACATTTCGACGAGCCACCGAGTGTAGCTCA from Methanooceanicella nereidis includes the following:
- a CDS encoding cysteine peptidase family C39 domain-containing protein, producing the protein MKIINKPLSFVRTITFIIALSLINTIYPLRANIKNRAGGRSNLSLLPLPQVCQSTSHSCGASSLQSVLNYWGISKREDELMKLCNTSTDGTFPYDIVEVAQKLGLNAELRQNLTVKDLEMSVSKGIPVIVLVQAYKDDKGLSWADDWDDGHYMVIIGVDQRNVYLEDPELLGSRGFIPRDEFEGRWHSRERSHDGKLKEKFIRTGIFIRGKKPKYPRPFVRIC